The Macadamia integrifolia cultivar HAES 741 chromosome 4, SCU_Mint_v3, whole genome shotgun sequence genome contains the following window.
GGAAGCTCAGGCCCTGAAGCTTCTGCATCAATGGAAGGGAGCTTTTTCGAGAGCCTGACATCTTCTGACTTCTATAAGAACACAAAGGTGGTTTCTTGCAGGAATTATCAGTTTTTATTTGTCCGTATCTTCTAACTCTTCTGTTATCCCAAAGCTGTCTCTTATATGTTAATTCATAATCTTCTAGGTTGGAGACATATTAGGGTCATTCCGCTGGGCCCCATTTCTTGCTTTACAGACGTCTGATACCTTTCTGACGATGCTGTTGCTGCTATCAAAGTACAGAATGAAGAGCCTTCCTGTGGTTGATCTAGGTGAAGGAAAGATTGAGAACATAATCACACAGTCTGCTGTTGTCCACATGCTGGCTGAATGCGTTGGGCTTCATTGGTTTGAAACCTGGGGCGCAAGGAAACTCTGTGAACTTGGTCTCCCTGTAATGAAGCCTAATCAATTGTTGAAGGTGATTGATTGCTCCCATATATTGTTTTCCTGTTGGCATTTGTGTTGAATTCTTCTTTTCCAGGAAGGTTGCCAAACGGAGCCTTGGTGCCCaacacccccctcccccaccccaaaaaaaaaaaaaagttgagtgTTTTCCAGTACTGTTCTCTAATACATTGCATGATACATAATAGTAGCGACCcagtttcccttcacccacaGTGAAGGAGAATCCTTTGACTTTGAGTCAGATGGGGGTTTGGGGTTGTTGGAGAGAGGTTCCTTTTTCATGGCTATGCAAAGCTTCAGTTCTATGGACTAGTGATTTCTCTCAAATGTTTTTTCTCCTCGTTTGCAGGTGCATGGGGATGAACCAGTTCTCCAGGCATTTAAACTAATGAGAGCAAAGCGCATTGGAGGAATTCCAGTGGTTGAAGGCAATGGAAGAAAGGTAGTTGGTAATATAAGCATCAGAGACGTTCGGTTCCTTTTAACTGCCCCAGAAATATACAATGATCACAGGTTTGTAGCTGaacttctttaattttttttccagtaTTGTGCTGATTGTCAtgtcttcttctgttttttaatCAATTGGAGTTTGGAAGAGCCTGTATGTTGTTCATAAAGACATATATTTTGGGagaccttttctcttccccccctcccctatCTAAATGGTTTTTTCCCCTGAGGGTTTTATTTGGGGAGTGGGGGAAGGAGAGAAGCAAAGGATGGAGTCAATTCCAGGTCTGTGCTGTAGCAATAGACTTTACCATGACAACAAGCTGGCACCTTCGAAGAAGTTGGATTCTTTATTCTTACCTTTGCACTTTAGTCAGCTGTCCATTTTAGGATTTTCTGTTATCATTAGGGCATCTGGTGTGGGCTATACTTCCATTGTAGATTTATGCCTCACGTTTTGAGGGGGCAAAATGAAGGCGAAAGGGGAAACGGACCAAGCTGCATCAAAATGGGTGTTGGTATTACATGTGGGGTGATGGATTTTGATGATCCATTTGGGGATCTAAATCTGCATTTTTTGGCTGATGGGGGAGTTTTTTGGCTTTGAGGATACCCGTGACCTTAAATTCAgtcttaaaataaatttttatattttaatgcaaaaaagggaaaaaagagagatttttgaactttgaaggtTAGGTTTGTACAACTTTTGGGCCATTTGGGCCCTCCAAGAGATACCCCACCTCTATTTGAATGGTAATTGAATGACATAGATTAATGGTTTTAGGTATGTATTACAGCTATTTTCCCCTGGgtattttagttattttattgCAGGGGATTGTTAAAACATAAACTCATTGATGTTATTTGGTGGTGTCTTCCAACTGGTGGGGCTTATTGGGTATGTACCTGTATGCAGATCTATAACAGCTAAGAACTTCCTGACAGCAATTAGAAAGTACTTGGAGGAGCACCAAGAGGATTCGCCCTTGTTACGTGGAACAATTACATGTAGAAAGGATAACACACTTGAAGAAGTCATTCGGAGGCTTGACACTGAGAAGATACATCGAATTTATGTTgtggatgaggatgagaatCTGGAGGGGGTGATTACACTTAGAGACATCATATCCAAGCTAGTTCATGAGCCTCATGGCTACTTTGGGGACTTCTTTTATGGTGTTGTCCCACTACCTCGGAATAGCAGTGTTTGAGCCTTTGAGGACCCTTAAAACTTCTGTGCCACCCATGCTTCACGCTCATGTTGCCTGCTTTTGTGTTGAATGCTCTTCTGCTTGGCAAGTGTGTACACTGCTGCTTCTGTTCAGACCTCGGGTTCTCTGGCTGCTTGCCGTCATGTTGTCTAACTTTGTGTCTGCTAAATGAAAACACCAGGCAGGGCTAATATCCCTGCTTAGTAATTTCATCCCCTGCCCTGTCTTCCTTCTCCTggcccccctctcccccccctaaattttttcttccttgtaAGCATTGTTGGTTTGTATTTTCGTTCAAGGATTTCCAATCATAAATTTGTACATGTTGATGTAGAGATTTTCAGATTTCGAAATCCATTTTTGCAATCTGCCTCTATCATTTTGAAATTGTTTGAAATTTGTACTTCCAGTTTAAGGTCAGTGTAGAGGGTCGGCCTGTCCTTCAATTTTAAGGTCAGTGTGGACCtagtggttgtgggttcgagttaGAAGCAGACTTTCTGCGAAGCAGAGACTAGGCTGcacgtacattatgaccctcccaagACCcagcagtagtgggagcctcttGCACTGGGTACAACCTTGAGAAGTGAGAAATCATAGTTGAGTCGACCCATTGAACCAAAATTGAGTGACTTGACTGTTTCCTTCAGGGCAAAACCAGATGTAGTCAAGAGTTGGATAAGATCTGTGGGGTGCCCCCCTTGGCCTGGCTGTAAAGTCTTAGGTTAGAATGGGTGTTTCCTTGTAATACCAAAAAGAGAATGGATATTCTTACAGAAGTATGGCCATAAAACTCTTGAAACACTAACAGTCAATTCACAACAAATTCAGAAACCCAGACAAGATTCACTCTCAAGAGTATCTATAATccatttaaattattattatagtATATATGTCGAGAGTATAGCTATGTATCCTGAAACTGTCTTTGTAAcattcaaacaacaaaaataaaacagcACATCTTCCAGCTAGAATTCAGCAGGTAACCTGATTTTTCAAACCCTTACAAGAGCAGGCTGGTCCTATTACATCTGCTATGAAATTGATTTTCTCCTTGGATTGTGGATTAGCCCAGGAGACCCCTCAAACAGATCTAAAAGATAGTTCTCCAAGTCTTCTGGAGTGTACTTAATGTATTTCCCAGCATGCCTTCCACTCTCTAGATGACTTCCAAACCTCCCCAAAAATGCACGGTATGCCGGAATGACTTTCTCTGATATTGAAATCCGAAGCTCTTCCCGTAGCTGAGGATCGGGGACCTTCCAAGCTGTTTGAGTCCTATAAATTTCTTCAA
Protein-coding sequences here:
- the LOC122075777 gene encoding SNF1-related protein kinase regulatory subunit gamma-1 is translated as MEESPRSGISSPEAKLGLKVEDLWDVQEPQLSPSEKLNSCFESIPVSAFPPAPSSQVIEINSDSSLDEAVQLLSKHKILSAPVRNVEAPEDASWIDRYIGIVEFAGIAVWLLHQSEAAAIRMMSGSATAGLVSRESAATISSVTLETPANAIAGTAIGPGSSGPEASASMEGSFFESLTSSDFYKNTKVGDILGSFRWAPFLALQTSDTFLTMLLLLSKYRMKSLPVVDLGEGKIENIITQSAVVHMLAECVGLHWFETWGARKLCELGLPVMKPNQLLKVHGDEPVLQAFKLMRAKRIGGIPVVEGNGRKVVGNISIRDVRFLLTAPEIYNDHRSITAKNFLTAIRKYLEEHQEDSPLLRGTITCRKDNTLEEVIRRLDTEKIHRIYVVDEDENLEGVITLRDIISKLVHEPHGYFGDFFYGVVPLPRNSSV